The genomic stretch ATGCTGCTTTGCCTCGGCGGCCCGCATACATTTTCAGACAAAAATGATCGTTTTTAAATTAAGGCCGCCCGTCGGGCGACAAAGTTTTCAGGAGCCGGTTTAAACATCGGAGCAAAACGGCAATGGCCCTTTGGGCAAAGGCCAGGGTTGGTTTTTGTCGTCCCGGCTTTACAACCAGCCGAAAAGCGAAATTCATACCCTCGCCAACGCCACCACAAAAAAAGCCGCCCTCAGGCGGCTTTTTTATTGCAGCAACAAACGCTCTCAATCTTTCAACACATTAAAACTCACCGAGCTCGGGTACTGGGCCGAGTGGTAAATCTTGTGGGTGGCGCGGACGTAGTCGCTCTTTTTGGCTTCAAAGATATTGGGCACGTACTTCTGGGGGTTCAGATCCAGGAAGGGGAACATGCTGCTTTGTACCTGGATCTCCAGCTTGTGGCCGCGCTTGATGGTGTGCAGCACGTCGTAAAGAGCGAACTTCACTTCGGTGGGCTGGCCGGGCACAAAGGGTTTGGGATCGGAGAAGCTGTCACGGAAGCGCCCGCGCATCACGCCCCAACGTACCAACTCGTGGCGGTTGCCGGTGGCGTCGTCTTTTAGGCCGGTGTTTTCGTCGGTGCCGGGGAACACATCCACCAGCTTGACGATGATGTCGGCGGCGCTTTGGTCGGTGGAGAACCACAGATCCAGGTTCAGCTGGCCGGCGATGGTCATGTCGTCTTTGGCAACCGGGGTGTCAAACACCAGCACATCGGGGCGACGGGCGGCAAAGCGCTGGTCGGCGGTCATGTACTCACGGTCCCAGCCGCGGCTGATGGCGGTGGATTGTGGCACCGGTTTGTTGGGGTCAGACACGTAATCGCTAAAGCCGCCGGCCGGGTCTTTTTGCTTGAGCAGCTGCTGGTTGCTGCCCAGATAGAGAGTCTCGGGCTGGGTATGCTTGGGCGGCCAGGTGTCGAAGGTGCGCCAGCGGTTGGCACCGGTTTCAAAGACGGTGGCACGGGCCAGTTCGGGCTCGTCTTTGCCTTTGAGGTAGTGCTCGAAGAACGGCAGCTGAATGTTGTCCTGGTACCACTTGGTGGTGTCAAAGCCGAAGTGGGCTTCGCCAAGGCTGGAGCCGTCGGCACGGTTCCACTGGCCGTGGAACCAGGGGCCCATGACCAGCCGCACGTTATCCTTGTTGTTTTTGTGGGACATGGTGGCGTAGGTGGCCAGCGCCCCGTAGAGATCCTCGGTGTCGTACCAGCCGCCTACCACCAGGGTGGCGGGCTTGGTGTTGCCAAGGTGCGGCAACACGTTGCGGGCCTGCCAGTAGCTGTCGTAGTTGGGGTGCTGGGTGATTTCGTTCCAGAACGGGCGGTCGTTCTTGAAGTAATCCTTGTTGACGTTGCTGTGTGGGCCCAAGTCTTTAAAGAACTGGTAGCCGTCTGGCGTTGGCAGCTTGTGGCCTTCTGGCCAGGCGCT from Gallaecimonas pentaromativorans encodes the following:
- a CDS encoding CocE/NonD family hydrolase, which translates into the protein MKNLFTRGALALLGTALLTSMAWADETAADKERADYIRSHYAKYEYQIPMRDGTKLFTSVYVPYDHSKKYPMLMQRTPYTVSPYGLDQYKTRLGPSESFEKAGYIFVFQDVRGKFMSEGTFVNMRPQDAGEKGGKAVDDATDAYDTIDWLVKHVPDNNGKVGQWGISYPGYYTSVSSINAHPALKAISPQAPIADWFFDDFHRNGAFVTPMAFLFFDTFDKPRDGTISAWPEGHKLPTPDGYQFFKDLGPHSNVNKDYFKNDRPFWNEITQHPNYDSYWQARNVLPHLGNTKPATLVVGGWYDTEDLYGALATYATMSHKNNKDNVRLVMGPWFHGQWNRADGSSLGEAHFGFDTTKWYQDNIQLPFFEHYLKGKDEPELARATVFETGANRWRTFDTWPPKHTQPETLYLGSNQQLLKQKDPAGGFSDYVSDPNKPVPQSTAISRGWDREYMTADQRFAARRPDVLVFDTPVAKDDMTIAGQLNLDLWFSTDQSAADIIVKLVDVFPGTDENTGLKDDATGNRHELVRWGVMRGRFRDSFSDPKPFVPGQPTEVKFALYDVLHTIKRGHKLEIQVQSSMFPFLDLNPQKYVPNIFEAKKSDYVRATHKIYHSAQYPSSVSFNVLKD